A DNA window from Trypanosoma brucei brucei TREU927 chromosome 11 chr11_scaffold01 genomic scaffold, whole genome shotgun sequence contains the following coding sequences:
- a CDS encoding t-complex protein 1 subunit beta (similar to T-complex protein 1, beta subunit (TCP-1-beta) (CCT-beta). (Swiss-Prot:P80314) (Mus musculus;)), with translation MLFANQAQQVLRDGASEEKGERARLMNIMGAVSVADIVKTTLGPKGMDKILQGMDRSQGVRVTNDGATILKSLFMDNPAGKILIDMSKTQDDEVGDGTTSVTVLAGELLRNAEKLLDQSIHPQTIIEGYRLATQVAREALVASAEDHGSDEKLFYDDLIRIAKTTLSSKIITVEKEHFAKLCVDAVLRLKGSGNLEMINIMKKLGGTLRDSYLEPGFLLDKKIGVGQPRFLEDAKILVANTPMDTDKIKIFGAKVRVESVSQLAEVEASEKEKMKNKCMKIIKHNINCFINRQLIYNYPEEIFAQHGIMAIEHADFEGIERLAKALGADVLSQFDESQNVKYGFAKRIDEIMIGESTVIRFSGLPKGEACTIVVRGMSQHILDEAERSIHDALCVISQTIGETRTVLGAGCSEFVMARAVEERAKTTPGKKQLAMIAFANALRMIPSIIADNAGLDSNDLITRLQAEHYQGRNTFGIDVVKGDVADVKALGITESFKVKSSVLGYAAEAAEMILRVDDILRAVPRKRTQ, from the coding sequence atgCTTTTCGCTAACCAAGCTCAGCAGGTGCTCCGTGACGGAGCTTCAGAGGAGAAGGGTGAGCGTGCCCGCCTCATGAATATTATGGGTGCCGTATCGGTTGCCGATATTGTGAAAACGACCCTTGGACCAAAGGGAATGGACAAGATTCTTCAAGGCATGGATCGGTCTCAGGGAGTACGTGTGACCAATGATGGTGCTACTATACTCAAGTCCCTCTTCATGGATAACCCAGCAGGAAAAATTCTCATTGACATGAGTAAGACCCAGGATGACGAAGTTGGTGATGGAACCACGAGTGTGACCGTTCTCGCCGGTGAACTTCTTCGAAACGCTGAGAAACTGCTAGACCAATCGATTCACCCTCAAACGATCATCGAAGGATACCGTCTAGCTACGCAAGTTGCACGTGAGGCACTGGTTGCCTCCGCTGAAGACCACGGTAGTGACGAGAAGTTGTTCTATGACGACTTGATCAGGATTGCCAAAACGACTCTGAGTTCTAAAATTATTACTGTGGAAAAGGAGCACTTCGCCAAGCTTTGTGTAGACGCTGTTCTTCGCTTAAAGGGAAGTGGTAACCTTGAAATGATTAATATAATGAAAAAATTGGGGGGAACCCTCCGTGACAGCTACCTTGAACCTGGTTTCTTACTCGATAAAAAAATTGGTGTCGGCCAACCGCGTTTCCTAGAGGACGCTAAGATTCTGGTAGCGAACACTCCCATGGACACCGACAAAATCAAGATTTTTGGAGCCAAAGTTCGAGTGGAAAGTGTGTCGCAGTTGGCGGAAGTTGAAgcttcagagaaggaaaagatgaaaaacaaGTGTATGAAGATAATAAAGCACAATATCAACTGCTTCATTAACCGCCAACTTATCTACAATTATCCCGAAGAAATCTTTGCCCAGCACGGAATTATGGCAATTGAACACGCTGATTTTGAGGGGATTGAACGACTTGCCAAGGCACTGGGTGCCGACGTGCTTTCACAGTTTGACGAGTCTCAGAATGTCAAGTATGGCTTTGCAAAGAGGATTGACGAAATTATGATCGGTGAGAGCACCGTTATACGGTTCTCTGGTCTCCCCAAGGGCGAAGCATGTACGATTGTGGTTCGCGGAATGTCGCAGCACATTTTAGATGAAGCTGAGCGTTCCATCCACGATGCACTCTGTGTTATTTCACAAACCATCGGTGAAACGAGGACGGTGCTGGGCGCTGGGTGCTCTGAATTTGTCATGGCACGCGCTGTTGAGGAAAGGGCCAAAACAACACCAGGAAAGAAGCAGCTCGCGATGATTGCCTTTGCTAACGCACTCCGGATGATCCCATCCATCATCGCCGATAATGCGGGGCTTGACAGTAATGATCTGATCACTCGCTTGCAGGCGGAGCACTATCAAGGTCGTAATACATTTGGGATCGATGTTGTAAAGGGCGATGTTGCTGACGTCAAGGCCCTTGGGATCACTGAGTCGTTCAAGGTTAAAAGTTCTGTCTTGGGCTACGCTGCTGAGGCTGCTGAAATGATACTTCGCGTTGATGACATCCTTCGGGCTGTGCCACGCAAACGGACTCAATGA
- a CDS encoding cation transporter protein, putative (GPI-Anchor Signal predicted for Tb11.42.0002 by DGPI v2.04 with cleavage site probability 1.131 near 292) — protein sequence MLPGFPYKGNDISVANAISQLFSSRRERNLAMFLLLTTGVMVLELVYGIAVNSLGLISDAFHMMLDSASIAIGLCAAVVASFPSDERRYPFGYARYEVLGGFVNAVLLLFIAWYVTLESIERIIKPPEIEAGYLIQVSLIGLIVNILGIIFFHGMHGHSHAHGGCSGSVDHNIRGVYLHILADLLGSISVMTSSIIITLTGARISDPICSILCSFFIAASAFPLLEETGKVLLLSNQPYGELSFFQTLISEICSVVGVKRVLCLCAWTHSTSPRDSSLCAVKLLKHDSADQSSVRGLVKGSIRSFITSATGVRNTGIIVHVE from the coding sequence ATGCTTCCCGGGTTTCCCTACAAGGGGAACGATATTTCTGTTGCAAATGCTATCAGTCAATTATTTTCCAGCCGACGGGAGAGGAATTTAGCgatgtttctgttgctgacGACTGGGGTGATGGTGCTTGAATTAGTATATGGAATTGCGGTTAATTCGCTGGGGCTTATCTCTGATGCCTTTCACATGATGCTCGACTCCGCTTCTATTGCCATCGGCTTGTGCGCTGCCGTTGTTGCATCCTTTCCATCTGATGAAAGGAGGTATCCGTTTGGGTATGCGAGATATGAAGTTTTGGGAGGCTTTGTAAACGCTGTTCTTCTACTATTTATTGCATGGTATGTTACCCTGGAATCAATTGAACGGATAATTAAACCGCCGGAAATTGAAGCTGGATATTTGATACAAGTTTCACTTATCGGGTTAATTGTAAATATTCTAggaatcattttttttcatggtaTGCACGGTCACTCACATGCTCATGGTGGTTGCTCGGGCTCGGTTGATCACAATATTAGAGGGGTTTACTTGCACATACTGGCTGATCTTCTAGGGAGCATAAGCGTGATGACATCAAGTATCATAATTACACTGACGGGGGCGAGGATTTCTGACCCAATTTGTAGCATTCTGTGTTCGTTTTTCATAGCTGCATCGGCGTTTCCCCTCTTAGAGGAAACAGGTAAAGTTTTGCTGTTGTCAAATCAGCCTTATGGAGAGCTGTCGTTTTTCCAGACCCTAATTTCCGAGATATGcagtgttgttggtgttaaAAGAGTTCTCTGTCTTTGTGCGTGGACACATTCAACTTCACCCAGGGACTCTTCACTTTGTGCAGTTAAACTTCTGAAGCACGATTCGGCTGATCAGAGCTCCGTGCGCGGCCTCGTTAAGGGATCTATAAGGAGCTTCATTACCTCCGCAACTGGGGTACGGAATACCGGAATTATTGTTCATGTAGAATAA
- a CDS encoding ubiquitin carboxyl-terminal hydrolase, putative (curated by J. Mottram), producing MSFFQLDWECSYQEYMKMIYHHATNYVPPRVSQERHLITCRELLNEAQRECKGGKYDLSFFHYLRCVEILTKVGIPSTYKDSMVLKKQCMDAIEALMNGALKNHYEKMVEELNSKKEGVDVLSVGDPSVVNVNNEEAEHLKRREVLLKNERGTLDSWRGEIGETRIPYNQIYNTTVDYQYWNRDVAATVASDGVVVPPRSIPCASPNAYCKWTYNSSFQGKWNPRRGMVNLGNTCYLNSVVQTLVSTPLGAYFLGDKYTLDVSTAGRQTCRLVNSFTFIVRELNRRDCAAPVSPSPFKKAMGEVNEAFSGFGQQDANEFLRVLLEGIHDGLNDRRTVKAVPSDADTIEFSDAELAKRHWEQYTQQNNSVVVDNCAFQERSSIMCLVCRRISRSFTCSLGIDVPIPAGTGNICLEDCFRLYCKEEELDLDSAYHCPSCKQKVKVSKQLLLYSLPTLLFVTIKRFRSDGAISMKLNDPVFFQKKIDLKPFLCSTEKNTIYDLVGVVNHSGSTTGGHYTADYYDNHCGWSSASDERVSRADKPDYRLVYILCYVRSA from the coding sequence ATGTCCTTTTTCCAGTTGGATTGGGAATGTTCATATCAAGAGTATATGAAAATGATCTATCATCACGCAACGAACTATGTTCCGCCACGGGTTTCACAAGAGAGGCACCTCATCACTTGTAGGGAGCTGCTGAATGAAGCTCAGAGGGAATGCAAGGGAGGCAAGTATgatctttccttctttcactACCTTCGGTGTGTGGAGATTCTCACTAAGGTGGGGATACCCTCTACATACAAAGATTCAATGGTTTTGAAGAAGCAGTGTATGGATGCCATTGAAGCCCTCATGAATGGCGCTCTTAAAAATCACTATGAAAAAATGGTTGAAGAATTAAACtcgaagaaggaaggagttGATGTTTTAAGTGTAGGGGATCCCTCTGTAGTTAATGTGAACAATGAGGAAGCTGAACATTTGAAGCGTAGGGAGGTGCTTCTGAAAAATGAGCGCGGTACTTTGGATAGTTGGAGGGGAGAGATAGGAGAAACGCGTATACCCTACAATCAAATCTATAATACCACTGTGGATTATCAGTATTGGAATCGTGATGTTGCAGCAACCGTGGCATCAGATGGTGTAGTTGTTCCGCCACGATCCATACCGTGTGCTTCCCCTAACGCTTACTGCAAGTGGACATATAACTCTAGTTTTCAGGGTAAGTGGAACCCTAGACGGGGAATGGTTAATCTTGGTAATACTTGCTATTTGAATAGCGTCGTACAGACGCTTGTTTCTACACCATTGGGGGCTTATTTTCTGGGTGACAAGTATACGCTTGATGTCAGTACTGCTGGGAGGCAGACTTGTAGGCTGGTCAACTCTTTCACTTTCATTGTTCGAGAGTTGAACCGCAGGGACTGCGCTGCCCCTGTGAGTCCTTCACCATTTAAAAAAGCGATGGGAGAGGTTAATGAAGCGTTTTCTGGTTTTGGGCAACAGGATGCAAATGAGTTTCTGAGAGTCCTTCTTGAGGGGATACACGACGGGTTGAATGATCGAAGAACGGTCAAAGCCGTTCCGAGTGACGCAGACACTATCGAATTCAGTGATGCGGAGTTGGCGAAACGCCACTGGGAGCAATACACGCAACAAAACAATTCTGTTGTCGTTGATAACTGTGCATTTCAAGAGCGGAGTTCTATTATGTGTTTAGTATGTCGAAGAATTAGTAGGTCTTTTACATGTTCGTTGGGAATCGACGTTCCCATTCCTGCCGGGACTGGGAACATTTGCCTGGAAGACTGCTTCAGACTATATTGCAAAGAAGAGGAGTTGGATCTTGATTCAGCGTATCACTGCCCTTCGTGCAAGCAAAAGGTCAAAGTATCGAAACAGCTTTTGTTGTATTCACTACCGACCCTGTTGTTTGTAACGATCAAACGTTTTCGAAGCGATGGCGCTATATCGATGAAATTAAATGACCCCGTTTTCTTTCAGAAAAAGATTGACTTAAAACCCTTCTTGTGTTCGACAGAGAAAAACACCATATACGATTTAGTCGGTGTGGTGAACCACAGTGGGAGCACGACCGGCGGCCACTACACTGCTGATTATTATGATAATCATTGTGGGTGGTCTTCAGCTAGTGATGAGCGAGTCTCTAGGGCGGACAAACCTGACTATCGACTTGTTTATATTCTGTGTTACGTACGTTCTGCTTAG
- a CDS encoding arginyl-tRNA synthetase, putative: MAKYIAGPNVELSLKEIVHRAIKRAFPSINPPEILITLGKTTEYQCNNAMGLVKLLSSASPPIKTSPALVGEELKKNLEENDMIESFEPTPQGFINITIKPMWVAGTVGKVLREGIRPPNLPKQKVLVDFSSPNIAKEMHVGHLRSTIIGEAICRLFEFCQYEVHRINHIGDWGTAFGMLILFLRRKHPNFTEEVPNISDLTTFYREAKKCFDEDAEFKEQARLQVVKLQALEEESMKAWKIICDISRKEFLQIYERLNVTIEERGESFYNPLIPEVLKLLDEAGKLVESNGAKITVLSDKKSISALDAKDMAKLAAPHLLWAGKDTRVEFHPNMITAMREVGVLKGEEGNETVALSKKDAKPLKNFDIRTDVDKLVSLLQPLFKNKMSPLFREVFEAAGIVDGENITIPRFSFPLMIVKSDGGYTYDTTDVATMYHRFVLEKMDRVVYCTDVGQYEHLRMCADLAKDMGWMDRGTWSHAGFGLVTGADGKKIKTRSGESAKLKDLLDEAVERSRAILEEREKGDRAQGHTKEDIDELSKKIGIGAVKYFDLKQSRLNDYAFSYEKMLDLSGNTAVFLLYQYARLCSIERKCGVDREQFLSSEVVIETPQEKKLALCVLRMDSVVIRTVDDLLLHHLTDFAYELVSCFSDFFQNCKVIGHEQQNSRLCLVELTRLTLKQVLDILNIDVAEKI; encoded by the coding sequence ATGGCGAAATATATCGCAGGGCCAAATGTCGAGCTATCGCTAAAGGAAATTGTGCACAGGGCCATTAAGAGGGCCTTTCCGTCTATAAACCCACCCGAGATTCTTATTACTCTGGGCAAGACGACAGAATATCAATGCAACAACGCTATGGGTCTTGTCAAGCTTCTCTCTTCCGCTTCGCCGCCGATAAAGACAAGCCCGGCACTGGTTGGAGAGGAGCTCAAGAAGAATCTTGAAGAAAATGACATGATTGAATCCTTTGAGCCCACACCACAGGGTTTCATCAACATCACCATCAAACCAATGTGGGTTGCCGGTACCGTGGGGAAGGTGCTCCGGGAGGGAATTCGTCCACCGAACCTCCCCAAACAAAAGGTGCTTGTGGACTTTTCTTCGCCGAATATTGCCAAGGAGATGCACGTTGGCCACCTCCGTTCCACAATAATCGGTGAGGCCATTTGTCGCCTGTTTGAATTTTGCCAGTATGAGGTTCATCGCATCAACCATATTGGTGATTGGGGAACTGCGTTCGGGATGTTGATCTTATTCTTGAGGCGTAAGCACCCCAATTTCACTGAGGAGGTGCCAAACATTTCAGATCTAACTACGTTTTACCGTGAGGCCAAGAAGTGCTTCGATGAGGACGCCGAATTCAAAGAACAGGCACGACTGCAAGTCGTGAAGCTGCAAGCCCTGGAAGAGGAATCCATGAAGGCATGGAAAATTATCTGCGATATTTCTCGAAAGGAGTTTCTTCAGATTTATGAGCGTCTTAACGTTACCATAGAAGAGCGGGGTGAGAGCTTCTACAACCCACTCATTCCTGAAGTGTTGAAACTGTTGGATGAGGCCGGCAAACTCGTGGAGAGCAATGGTGCGAAAATTACCGTTCTCTCTGACAAAAAGTCGATATCTGCACTGGACGCAAAGGACATGGCGAAGTTGGCCGCTCCGCACTTGTTGTGGGCCGGTAAGGACACTCGTGTCGAGTTCCACCCCAATATGATTACAGCCATGCGTGAAGTCGGGGTTCTAAAGGGTGAAGAGGGTAATGAAACCGTTGCTTTATCTAAGAAAGATGCAAAACCCCTGAAAAACTTCGACATTCGTACAGACGTGGACAAACTAGTATCGCTTTTACAGCCACTCTTCAAGAATAAAATGTCTCCTCTTTTCCGCGAGGTTTTTGAGGCTGCGGGTATCGTTGATGGGGAGAACATTACCATCCCCCGCTTCAGCTTCCCACTCATGATTGTGAAAAGCGACGGCGGTTACACGTATGACACAACCGATGTTGCGACTATGTATCATCGATTTGTCTTGGAGAAGATGGACCGTGTGGTTTACTGCACGGATGTTGGGCAGTACGAGCATCTGCGCATGTGTGCCGATTTGGCGAAGGATATGGGGTGGATGGACAGAGGCACCTGGAGCCATGCTGGCTTTGGGTTGGTAACAGGAGCGGACGGAAAGAAGATCAAAACTCGCAGTGGAGAATCCGCGAAACTAAAGGACTTGCTCGATGAGGCCGTCGAGCGGTCACGCGCTATTCTTGAAGAACGCGAGAAGGGTGACCGTGCTCAAGGCCACACAAAGGAGGACATTGATGAACTATCGAAAAAAATCGGAATCGGTGCAGTGAAGTACTTCGACCTGAAACAGAGTCGGCTCAACGACTACGCTTTCAGCTACGAAAAGATGCTGGACTTATCGGGCAACACGGCtgtcttccttttgtatCAGTATGCGCGTCTTTGCTCAATTGAGCGTAAGTGTGGCGTTGATAGGGAACAATTCCTGAGTTCTGAGGTTGTTATTGAAACTCCGCAAGAGAAGAAACTGGCCCTCTGTGTACTGCGCATGGATTCTGTCGTGATCAGGACAGTTGACGACCTTCTTCTGCACCATCTAACTGATTTCGCCTACGAGCTGGTGTCGTGCTTCTCTGACTTCTTCCAGAATTGTAAGGTGATTGGGCATGAGCAGCAGAATAGCCGGCTTTGCCTTGTGGAGCTTACCCGCTTGACGCTGAAGCAAGTGCTTGATATCCTTAACATAGACGTCGCCGAGAAGATTTGA